The Amycolatopsis sp. NBC_01480 genome segment GCTGCCCGAACTCCTCGATCACCACGGCACGCATGCGCCCGATCGTAAGTGCCCCGGCTCAATGCGCCCCAATGTGGCGTTGGTCGCGCTCAGCCGAGCGGCGGTGCCGGCTGGTGGTACTGCCCGCGGGACCGCGGCGGGCCCAGCAGTCTGCGCAGCGAACCCTCCGGTACGCGGAGGATCTCCTCCAGATATCCGAGCGCCTGCAACGATTCCGGTCGTTCCGGACGGCAGCGGCCGGACTGCCAATGGCTCAGCGTCGCCAGGCTCAACGAGGTCCCGCGGCCCCGTAAGCGGTATCTGATGCGCTCCAGGCCGAGGCCGCGGGCCCGGATGGCCGCCCGCAACGCCTCGGCGAACGGTCCCACTTCGAGCAGCCGCCCGAGTTCCCGCTCCGCTTGCTCCCCCCGGTCGACTGTCGGTGTCCGCTGACCGGTCATGGTTAACACGCTCCGAACCAAGTCGCTCGAAAACACAGGAGCGTAGGCCGGTTCCGGGCTTGATCGGAAGGGCACTCACCCAGGTGCACGCAGCGGCCGGGCGATCGCGGCGAAGGGTTCCGCATAGCCGGAATTGACCGTGACGTAGGAAATCCCCCACCGTTCGCGCCAGCGGAGAAGGGTTTCCCCTGCCGCAGCCACGTTTTCCGGCAGGACCGTGACCGCGCCGCCCGCGACCAGCTCGGGCACGTCCACCCCGGCGAAGCGCGCGATGTGCGGTGCCGGCCGGTCCCCGATGGCCATCAGGTTCATGGACAGTTCGATGTCCGACAATCGGTTACCGGCCAGTTCGCGAAATGTGTCCACAATGGAGTCCGCCTCGGCCTCGGTGGTCCGGGGCAGCCAGGAGAGGGTGACGATGTCCGCCTCGCGGGCGGCGAGCGCGAGCATCTTCGGCCCGCTGCCGGCCAGCAGCAGGCGCGGCCGGTCCGGGGTTTCCTTCAGGAACGCGACGGTGTCGGCCAGACGCGCGATCCGTTCCCCCGGCGAGCCGAACGCGCGGCCCAGCGCTTGGGCGCGCACACCGGCGTCGGGACGGCCGACGCCGAGGCCGAGTTCGAAGCGGCCGCCGGTGCTCTGGTGCAGCGTGCGCACCGCCCAGCCGAGCTGCCGGTGGTCGCGGAACGGGTCGGCCAGCACAAACGTGCCGAGCGTGAGCCCGCTGGTCACGGCCGCGGCGGCCGGCACGAGCGTGAGCGGGTCGAGGTCGCCGACGGGGTCGGTGGCGAGCATGGTGTCGAGGCCCAGCTCCTCGAACCGGCGGGCCTGGGCGGTCCAGGTGGCCAGATCGGGGGCGAACCCGGAGACGATGCCGAAGCGGAACGGCTTGGTGGTCATGGACATCATCCTGGGCCCGCGAGGGGTGCGCGCACATCCGTCCGGCGACGTCACCCCGGCGTACGTCCGGGAACGCAGTCTCAGCGCACTGCGACCGACAGCGCCTGCGCGATCTCCTTGCCGATGGCGTGGGTGGCGGCGTCCGGCGGCTGGCCGACCTTCACGACCATCGGGCCACCGAAGGGCTGGCGCTCGACCACCTCGATGCGCTCGCCGAGGCCGATCGCGTGCTCGGTCAGGTAGCGCAGCAGCTCGGGGTCGGTGTCCCAGACGCGCACGATCTCGCCGACGGCGCCCGGCGGGAGGTCGTCCAGGATGCGCATCGGCAGCTCCTCGACGCTGCCGTCCGGGGCCGGGATGGGGTCGCCGTGCGGGTCGCGGACGGGGTTGCCGAGCTTGGCCGCGATGCGCTCGACCAGGCAGTCGGAGACCGCGTGCTCGAGGGCGTCGGCCTCGGCGTGCACCTCGTCCCAGGTGTAGCCCAGCTCCGAGACCAGGTACGTCTCGATCAGCCGGTGCCGGCGCAGCACGGACCGCGCGAGCAGCCGCCCCTCGGCGGTCAGCTCGATGCCGCGGTACGGCACGTGCGCCACGAGGCCCAGCTGGGAAAGCTTCGTCACCATGCCCGAGGCCGACGACGGGCTGACCTCGAGCCGCCCCGCCAGCGACGCGTTCGTGACCGCTTCACCCCGCTCGACCAGCCCGTAGATCACCCGCACGTAGTCCTCGACCGACGACGACCTCCGGACGGAACCATCTCCCATGCCGCATACGATACGGGGCCGCCCCGACAGTCCTGCCGTGCGGCGCGAGGTGAGCGGCCCCGTCACGGCCGCCAGCGGTACCGGGTCCAGCCGGGCA includes the following:
- a CDS encoding transcriptional regulator, which translates into the protein MTGQRTPTVDRGEQAERELGRLLEVGPFAEALRAAIRARGLGLERIRYRLRGRGTSLSLATLSHWQSGRCRPERPESLQALGYLEEILRVPEGSLRRLLGPPRSRGQYHQPAPPLG
- a CDS encoding LLM class flavin-dependent oxidoreductase, encoding MTTKPFRFGIVSGFAPDLATWTAQARRFEELGLDTMLATDPVGDLDPLTLVPAAAAVTSGLTLGTFVLADPFRDHRQLGWAVRTLHQSTGGRFELGLGVGRPDAGVRAQALGRAFGSPGERIARLADTVAFLKETPDRPRLLLAGSGPKMLALAAREADIVTLSWLPRTTEAEADSIVDTFRELAGNRLSDIELSMNLMAIGDRPAPHIARFAGVDVPELVAGGAVTVLPENVAAAGETLLRWRERWGISYVTVNSGYAEPFAAIARPLRAPG
- a CDS encoding metal-dependent transcriptional regulator, with the translated sequence MGDGSVRRSSSVEDYVRVIYGLVERGEAVTNASLAGRLEVSPSSASGMVTKLSQLGLVAHVPYRGIELTAEGRLLARSVLRRHRLIETYLVSELGYTWDEVHAEADALEHAVSDCLVERIAAKLGNPVRDPHGDPIPAPDGSVEELPMRILDDLPPGAVGEIVRVWDTDPELLRYLTEHAIGLGERIEVVERQPFGGPMVVKVGQPPDAATHAIGKEIAQALSVAVR